One Clostridium estertheticum DNA segment encodes these proteins:
- the prdA gene encoding D-proline reductase (dithiol) proprotein PrdA — protein MSMTDEHAAEFKNEVAVVCCRTEAGTILTAANLEDPSIFPDLVDSGLLTIPGNCLKVGQVIGAKLTKTIDSLSPLTPEIVEGAIATTEEKKVVEVTDGNEKAVLKDNKSAGDVITAADLENPMHFDKLQDSLLLKLNEKVLSRNEVIGATLKVDAVALTPISSNMLEGFEEEVPMKTETPAMSSVINGGILKIKIAEGKGIDIEIPLNSFSQNAVQGVQTVKTATAGMVVAKEAIKENKAPEVKLEDKILRTLVKKHFKIEEVKFGPETKIDGTTLYIRENICSDAVKISELVTDIKIDIITPDKYNTYSETIMDVQPIATKEGDHKLGQGVTRVLDGVIIMVTGTDENGVQIGEFGSSEGILEENIMWGRPGAPDKGEIFIKTQVTILAGTNMERPGPFAAHKASDVITQEIREALKKLEENLVVNSEEFVQYRRTGRKKIVVVKEIMGQGAMHDNLILPVEPVGILGGKPNVDLGNLPIVLSPLEVLDGGIHALTCIGPASKECSRHYWREPLVIAAMNDPEVDLCGVVFVGSPQINSEKFYVSERLGMTVETMDVAGAIVTTEGFGNNHIDFASHIEQIGMRGIGVVGMSFCGVQGALVVGNKYTKYMVDNNKSEAGIENEVLSCNTLCKEDAIRALAMLKTAIAGEEVVAAERKWNPNVKENNLEAVEKSYAVSIERVENETSIPESKKRLEKYSTK, from the coding sequence ATGTCAATGACTGATGAGCACGCAGCAGAGTTTAAAAATGAAGTTGCAGTTGTATGTTGTAGAACAGAAGCAGGAACAATTCTTACTGCAGCTAATTTAGAAGATCCATCAATATTTCCAGATTTAGTGGATTCAGGTTTGTTAACAATACCTGGAAACTGTTTAAAGGTAGGTCAGGTTATAGGGGCAAAACTTACTAAGACAATTGACTCTTTATCACCACTAACACCAGAAATAGTAGAGGGCGCTATTGCTACTACAGAAGAAAAGAAGGTAGTAGAAGTAACAGATGGTAATGAAAAGGCAGTATTAAAAGATAATAAAAGTGCAGGAGATGTTATTACAGCTGCGGATTTAGAAAATCCAATGCATTTTGATAAATTACAAGACTCTCTACTTCTTAAATTGAATGAAAAAGTTTTAAGTAGAAACGAAGTAATTGGAGCAACTTTAAAAGTAGATGCAGTTGCTTTAACTCCTATAAGTTCAAACATGTTAGAAGGATTTGAGGAGGAAGTACCTATGAAAACTGAAACACCAGCAATGTCATCTGTTATAAACGGTGGAATATTAAAGATTAAAATAGCAGAAGGCAAGGGAATTGATATAGAAATCCCTCTAAATTCATTTAGTCAAAACGCAGTTCAAGGAGTACAAACAGTAAAAACAGCAACTGCTGGAATGGTTGTAGCTAAAGAAGCTATAAAAGAAAATAAAGCTCCAGAAGTAAAGCTTGAAGACAAAATTCTAAGAACGCTAGTTAAAAAGCACTTTAAAATAGAAGAAGTTAAATTTGGTCCTGAAACTAAAATTGATGGAACAACACTTTATATTAGAGAGAATATCTGTAGCGATGCTGTGAAAATTAGTGAACTTGTTACAGACATAAAAATTGATATAATTACACCGGATAAGTACAACACATATAGTGAAACAATTATGGATGTACAGCCAATTGCTACAAAAGAAGGAGACCATAAATTAGGTCAAGGGGTAACAAGAGTATTAGATGGTGTTATCATTATGGTTACTGGAACAGATGAAAATGGCGTTCAAATTGGAGAATTTGGTTCTTCAGAAGGTATTTTAGAAGAAAATATTATGTGGGGAAGACCAGGCGCACCAGATAAAGGTGAAATTTTCATTAAGACTCAAGTTACAATACTCGCAGGAACAAATATGGAAAGACCAGGTCCATTTGCTGCACATAAAGCATCAGATGTGATAACACAAGAAATTAGAGAAGCACTAAAGAAACTAGAAGAAAACTTAGTAGTAAATAGTGAAGAATTTGTTCAATATAGAAGAACTGGCAGAAAGAAAATAGTAGTAGTAAAAGAAATCATGGGTCAAGGCGCAATGCATGATAACTTAATTCTTCCAGTAGAGCCAGTTGGTATACTTGGTGGAAAACCAAACGTTGATCTTGGGAATTTACCAATTGTACTTTCACCACTAGAAGTATTAGATGGTGGAATACATGCACTAACTTGTATAGGACCAGCATCTAAAGAGTGCTCAAGACATTATTGGAGAGAGCCACTTGTTATAGCAGCAATGAATGATCCAGAAGTTGATCTTTGTGGAGTTGTATTTGTAGGAAGTCCACAAATTAATAGTGAAAAGTTTTACGTATCTGAAAGACTTGGAATGACTGTTGAAACAATGGATGTTGCAGGTGCAATTGTTACAACAGAAGGTTTCGGAAATAACCATATCGACTTTGCAAGTCACATTGAGCAAATAGGTATGCGTGGAATTGGCGTTGTAGGAATGTCTTTCTGTGGAGTACAAGGTGCTCTAGTTGTTGGAAATAAGTACACTAAGTACATGGTTGACAACAATAAATCAGAAGCAGGAATTGAAAATGAAGTTTTATCTTGTAATACTCTTTGCAAAGAAGATGCAATAAGAGCACTTGCAATGCTTAAAACTGCAATTGCAGGAGAAGAAGTAGTGGCAGCAGAAAGAAAATGGAATCCAAATGTTAAGGAAAACAATCTTGAAGCTGTTGAGAAATCATATGCAGTTTCTATTGAAAGAGTGGAAAATGAAACTTCAATCCCAGAAAGTAAAAAAAGATTAGAAAAATATTCAACAAAATAA